In a single window of the Roseiconus lacunae genome:
- a CDS encoding leucine-rich repeat domain-containing protein: MLLLFASLGCTPATDTPAPDTPAEPPELARHEPLRENDKRHPEATVATQLAAGRSGQSDRLEFRATVIDDRAFEAIGGKDTWLKTVIADRGKVTDEGLKSIAALPHLTHLRLRQSPISDVGMRLLAEAPKLQILNLPQCDATAEGVASLASLKSLRNLRLGGTRLTAETAPAIGQLKSLRALHLIGVPIDDAGLREIAALPHLRSLYLDDAKVSDDGWTWFQENHPQIHVHVNQRHLDRSIPDHDQPD; encoded by the coding sequence TTGCTTCTGCTGTTCGCCAGTCTTGGGTGTACGCCCGCCACTGATACACCCGCCCCCGACACACCCGCCGAGCCACCGGAGCTTGCGCGGCATGAGCCATTGCGAGAAAACGACAAACGTCATCCGGAGGCGACAGTTGCGACTCAATTGGCCGCGGGACGTTCCGGCCAATCGGACCGACTTGAATTCCGGGCAACCGTGATCGACGATCGAGCTTTCGAGGCAATCGGCGGCAAAGACACCTGGTTAAAGACCGTCATTGCCGATCGAGGAAAGGTCACCGATGAAGGCCTGAAATCGATCGCCGCCTTGCCTCACCTGACCCACCTCCGCCTCCGCCAGTCACCGATCAGCGACGTGGGCATGCGATTGCTAGCTGAGGCCCCAAAGCTTCAGATTTTAAATTTGCCCCAGTGCGACGCCACTGCCGAAGGCGTCGCTTCGCTTGCGTCGCTTAAATCCCTTCGCAACCTTCGGCTCGGAGGAACGCGGCTGACCGCCGAAACCGCCCCAGCGATCGGGCAACTCAAAAGCCTGCGGGCCCTGCATCTGATCGGCGTGCCCATCGACGATGCGGGTCTGCGTGAAATCGCCGCCTTACCGCATTTGCGTTCGCTTTACCTTGATGACGCGAAGGTCAGCGATGACGGCTGGACCTGGTTCCAAGAAAACCACCCGCAAATTCACGTCCATGTCAATCAACGACATTTGGACCGCTCGATCCCCGATCATGACCAACCGGATTGA
- a CDS encoding FixH family protein: MDQNNTGASNPQRAEMQAADMQSAEKRAKRFYISLVLFLFLIQSVIMGSVIHLAIGDPAFAVVPNYHKEALRWDESRKAALAADRLGWMIELKPSDIADQRGMRALELSIDDTREDATLDQLTITGKLYHHAHADEAVEVTFNYAERGRYIVLAPAAAAGLWQLELSIEGGPEPMTQSMTFQIEAD, from the coding sequence ATGGACCAGAACAACACGGGGGCGTCCAATCCACAGCGAGCTGAGATGCAGGCCGCCGACATGCAGTCTGCAGAGAAACGAGCGAAGCGGTTCTACATTTCGTTGGTGCTGTTTTTGTTTTTGATTCAAAGCGTCATCATGGGATCGGTGATCCATCTGGCGATCGGCGATCCGGCCTTTGCGGTCGTGCCGAACTATCACAAGGAAGCACTGCGATGGGACGAGTCTCGCAAGGCGGCGCTCGCCGCCGATCGTCTCGGTTGGATGATCGAGCTGAAGCCCTCTGACATCGCCGATCAACGCGGCATGCGGGCACTGGAACTATCGATCGACGACACCCGAGAAGACGCGACGCTTGATCAGCTAACGATCACCGGCAAGCTGTATCATCACGCCCATGCCGACGAAGCCGTCGAGGTCACGTTCAATTATGCCGAACGAGGACGCTACATCGTCCTCGCACCGGCTGCGGCGGCAGGGCTGTGGCAGTTGGAACTTTCGATCGAAGGCGGCCCCGAACCGATGACTCAATCGATGACGTTTCAAATCGAGGCCGACTGA
- a CDS encoding sulfite exporter TauE/SafE family protein has translation MTPLVVLATAVVTASVMGSLHCVGMCGPLAIWASGSGDKVGKKTMAASTTLYHLGRLVTYAIAGAVAGLIGSLIDSGGGMVGIQVAAARFVGTAMVLIGLYKLVSLWWPASTSKVATPSAVGKVLVKLRPYIFGLPVLWRAFATGLLTTLLPCGWLYLFALIAAGTGSPIGGAVVMSAFWLGSVPALTALVAGVRLLSQRFVKLVPAVAAVFLITAGLFTASGRGFAGFERFDELASEGSLLEQVDQTDEKLPPCCRVNP, from the coding sequence ATGACACCTTTAGTCGTTCTGGCAACCGCCGTGGTAACGGCCAGTGTGATGGGAAGTTTGCACTGCGTCGGTATGTGTGGCCCCTTGGCGATTTGGGCCAGCGGTAGCGGTGACAAAGTTGGCAAAAAAACGATGGCCGCGTCGACGACGCTGTATCACCTCGGACGCTTGGTGACCTACGCGATCGCCGGAGCGGTTGCCGGGTTGATCGGCAGTCTGATCGATAGCGGTGGCGGCATGGTCGGCATTCAAGTCGCCGCGGCACGTTTCGTCGGAACCGCGATGGTGTTGATCGGGCTTTACAAACTGGTCAGCCTTTGGTGGCCGGCGTCAACTTCGAAGGTCGCAACACCGTCTGCGGTCGGCAAAGTGTTGGTCAAGCTGCGTCCGTATATTTTTGGATTGCCGGTGCTTTGGCGGGCCTTCGCGACGGGCCTGCTAACGACGCTGCTGCCTTGCGGTTGGTTGTATCTGTTTGCGTTGATCGCCGCCGGGACGGGATCGCCCATCGGTGGGGCGGTGGTGATGTCGGCCTTTTGGTTGGGCAGCGTGCCCGCACTGACGGCTCTTGTCGCAGGAGTGCGTTTGCTGTCTCAGCGATTTGTCAAGTTGGTGCCGGCAGTGGCTGCTGTCTTTCTAATCACCGCCGGACTGTTCACCGCGTCGGGCCGTGGGTTCGCCGGATTCGAACGTTTCGACGAATTGGCTTCCGAAGGTTCGTTGCTCGAACAAGTCGACCAAACCGACGAAAAGCTGCCGCCTTGCTGCCGAGTTAATCCGTAG
- the ccoG gene encoding cytochrome c oxidase accessory protein CcoG: protein MTTKTVPDNDALLDAPEHVLSTLEKDGSRRWLRPRLSTGFWWHKRRVVAYILMVIFVAIPHLSINGKPLVLLDIAARQFTIFGRTFLPTDTLLLALLILTVFVSIVLVTAIAGRVWCGWACPQTVYMEFLFRPIDRLFEGTKGKGGKPRHAVSGALQVARFAVYFVLCAFLAHTFLAYFVGVDRLSEWVRRSPIEHPMPFLVMVFTVGLMLFDFMFFREQLCLIACPYGRFQSVMLDEQSMVVAYDHVRGEPRKKGKHLEGENVGDCVDCNQCVVVCPTGIDIRKGLQMECINCTQCIDACDSVMEKVGSPTGLIRYSSQDSIAGKVRRMFRARTIVYPLILLGLMSGLVFAISTKSGFDARIIRQPGSPFTMLPSLEVVNQFRMRLVNRTDQEQTYSITAAPELGLGIEVMDEDKMTLVPGKSVLVPINITFDSRLTRGSGRKEVAITINDGGENERDVEFFLLGPS from the coding sequence ATGACCACCAAGACTGTCCCCGACAATGATGCACTGCTGGACGCTCCCGAGCATGTCCTGAGCACGCTGGAGAAAGACGGCAGTCGTCGTTGGCTTCGGCCGCGGCTGTCGACCGGTTTCTGGTGGCACAAACGACGCGTCGTCGCTTACATCCTGATGGTGATCTTTGTCGCCATCCCGCACCTAAGCATCAACGGCAAACCGTTGGTGCTGCTGGACATCGCCGCCCGCCAATTCACGATTTTCGGTCGAACGTTCTTGCCGACCGACACGCTGCTGCTGGCACTGCTGATCCTGACGGTCTTTGTCAGCATTGTGCTCGTCACCGCCATCGCCGGACGGGTCTGGTGTGGTTGGGCTTGCCCACAAACCGTTTACATGGAATTTCTGTTCCGGCCGATCGATCGATTGTTCGAAGGCACGAAGGGCAAAGGTGGCAAACCACGGCACGCCGTCAGCGGCGCCTTACAAGTCGCTCGTTTCGCCGTTTACTTTGTCCTCTGTGCGTTTCTTGCACACACCTTTTTAGCCTACTTCGTTGGCGTCGACCGGCTTTCCGAATGGGTGCGACGCTCGCCGATCGAACACCCCATGCCGTTCCTGGTGATGGTGTTCACGGTCGGTTTGATGCTGTTCGATTTCATGTTCTTCCGCGAGCAGTTGTGTTTGATCGCCTGTCCTTATGGACGGTTTCAATCGGTCATGCTGGACGAACAATCGATGGTCGTCGCATATGACCATGTCCGCGGTGAACCACGAAAGAAGGGCAAGCATCTGGAAGGTGAAAACGTCGGCGATTGTGTCGACTGCAACCAGTGCGTGGTGGTCTGTCCGACCGGCATCGATATCCGCAAGGGATTGCAGATGGAGTGTATTAACTGCACTCAGTGCATCGATGCTTGCGATTCGGTAATGGAAAAGGTGGGGTCACCCACCGGATTGATTCGATACAGCTCACAGGATTCAATCGCCGGGAAAGTCCGACGGATGTTTCGGGCACGGACCATCGTCTATCCGCTGATCTTATTAGGTCTGATGTCTGGTCTTGTGTTCGCGATTTCGACCAAGTCGGGTTTTGACGCTCGAATCATTCGCCAGCCGGGATCGCCGTTCACGATGTTGCCTAGTTTGGAAGTGGTCAATCAATTCCGAATGCGATTGGTCAACCGAACCGACCAGGAACAGACCTATTCGATCACCGCCGCGCCAGAACTGGGGCTGGGGATCGAGGTGATGGACGAAGACAAAATGACGTTGGTGCCAGGCAAGTCCGTGCTGGTGCCGATCAATATCACCTTTGACAGTCGTCTGACCCGCGGCTCCGGACGCAAAGAAGTTGCGATCACAATCAACGACGGCGGCGAAAACGAACGCGACGTCGAGTTCTTTCTTTTGGGACCGAGTTAA
- a CDS encoding heavy metal translocating P-type ATPase, with translation MATPSHSLSQSTSESTGKRCELPCVHCGLATPCRSDTDPNDVFCCNGCRQAYQLIHGWGLDAYYAIRDQNTVAGSVQDTSSGGWESFDDELFLGSSTPRPLDDGTMATELSIVGLHCAACAWLIENVASRTDGWLLARVKLNHHTTQLVFDPQRIKLSEIARLIAKLGYGLAPLTSEPVDRFRAENRKMLMQIAIAGFCAANAMWIAVALYAGDASGVAADHRLFLRIAGTVLGVTSVLVPGRTFFVSALASIRTRTPHMDLPVALGLSVGSIVGLYHAIIDSGEIYFDSLAMLVFLLLIGRWIQFRRQYHAANAVDLLLRITPQHARLICSGDETAEHVSKDAADQVEGSGRMVLTSALSPGQIIRVVAGESLPVDGIVRAGQTSIDRSLLTGESVPVSVSVGEEVTAGTVNLSRPIDVEVTAIGNESRIGQVMQSVESAMQRRTPIVQLADRIGGVFVVVVTLLAIVAFVVWLPYGLDLATANATSLLIVACPCALALATPLAVAVTLGRAAKRKVLIRDGDVFAKLGKPGVAWFDKTGTLTEGRPRAELVFGPVEILADAAAIEQECRHPIADAIIREAELSGQKANAIASDVEVLVGGVVGRVEGRTVTIGNRGLFDRHGITMTEDVVAAIARCSEQGISPIIVGIDTIALAVIGVADRLKPDAAAMIESFRRRGWKTGILSGDHPVVVQDVARQLGIEADRARGDLSPEDKLAIVSDKTQSPVLMVGDGANDAASLAAAEVGIAVRGGAEVSLQAASVFVASGTLHSIAELLEASRSCNRLIGTAFAISLTYNVFAVLLAIFGFISPLIAAILMPISSISVLSVTLAWPTFRAKNVGELTR, from the coding sequence GTGGCAACGCCAAGTCATTCCCTATCACAATCAACGTCCGAGTCGACCGGCAAACGGTGCGAACTGCCCTGTGTACATTGTGGTTTAGCAACCCCGTGTCGCTCAGACACCGATCCCAACGACGTCTTTTGTTGCAACGGGTGCCGCCAAGCTTACCAGTTGATCCACGGCTGGGGACTCGATGCCTATTACGCGATTCGTGATCAGAACACCGTCGCCGGTTCGGTCCAAGACACGTCGTCCGGCGGATGGGAATCGTTCGATGATGAATTGTTCCTGGGATCCTCGACGCCGCGTCCGCTCGATGATGGGACGATGGCGACGGAGCTCTCTATCGTCGGTTTGCACTGTGCCGCGTGCGCCTGGTTGATCGAAAATGTTGCCTCACGCACCGATGGTTGGTTGCTCGCGCGAGTCAAACTGAATCACCACACCACGCAACTTGTGTTTGACCCGCAACGGATCAAGCTTAGCGAGATCGCGCGTCTGATCGCAAAACTTGGCTACGGACTTGCACCACTGACATCCGAACCGGTCGATCGCTTTCGGGCCGAGAACCGAAAGATGCTGATGCAGATCGCAATCGCCGGTTTTTGTGCCGCCAATGCGATGTGGATTGCCGTTGCCCTGTACGCCGGTGACGCGTCGGGTGTGGCCGCCGATCACCGTTTGTTCTTGCGGATCGCGGGGACCGTGCTTGGCGTGACGTCGGTCTTGGTTCCCGGGCGTACCTTCTTTGTCAGTGCGTTGGCATCGATTCGGACACGAACGCCTCACATGGATCTGCCGGTCGCGTTGGGGCTTTCAGTCGGCTCGATCGTCGGACTCTATCATGCGATCATCGACAGTGGTGAAATTTATTTCGATTCGCTAGCGATGCTAGTGTTCTTGCTGTTGATCGGACGTTGGATTCAGTTTCGTCGTCAATACCATGCGGCTAACGCGGTCGACTTGTTGTTGCGGATCACGCCCCAGCATGCTCGCTTGATTTGTTCCGGTGACGAAACTGCCGAACACGTTTCCAAAGACGCCGCTGACCAGGTGGAAGGTTCCGGACGGATGGTCCTGACTTCGGCGCTTTCGCCGGGACAGATCATTCGCGTTGTCGCCGGCGAAAGCCTGCCCGTCGATGGGATCGTTCGCGCCGGACAAACGTCGATCGATCGCTCTTTGCTGACCGGTGAAAGCGTGCCCGTTTCCGTTTCGGTTGGCGAAGAAGTCACCGCGGGCACCGTCAACTTATCTCGGCCGATTGATGTCGAAGTCACTGCGATAGGGAACGAAAGTCGAATCGGACAAGTCATGCAGTCGGTCGAATCGGCGATGCAGCGACGAACGCCGATTGTTCAGTTGGCCGATCGAATCGGAGGAGTCTTCGTTGTCGTCGTGACCTTGCTGGCGATCGTCGCCTTTGTGGTGTGGTTGCCGTATGGGCTCGATCTGGCAACGGCAAATGCGACTTCACTGTTGATCGTTGCCTGCCCGTGTGCACTCGCCCTGGCGACCCCGCTGGCGGTTGCGGTCACACTGGGACGCGCCGCGAAACGAAAGGTTCTGATCCGAGACGGCGATGTGTTTGCAAAGCTGGGCAAACCCGGGGTGGCATGGTTCGATAAAACCGGAACCCTGACCGAAGGGCGACCGCGGGCGGAACTGGTTTTCGGACCGGTTGAGATATTGGCGGATGCGGCGGCGATCGAACAGGAATGTCGTCATCCGATTGCTGATGCGATCATCCGCGAAGCCGAATTGTCCGGCCAGAAAGCGAACGCGATCGCTTCTGATGTCGAAGTCCTGGTCGGTGGTGTCGTCGGTCGCGTCGAAGGCCGAACGGTGACGATCGGAAATCGGGGATTATTTGATCGCCACGGCATCACGATGACCGAGGACGTTGTCGCGGCGATCGCTCGTTGTAGCGAACAGGGGATTTCACCGATTATCGTTGGAATCGATACCATCGCGTTGGCTGTCATTGGAGTGGCCGATCGTTTAAAGCCTGACGCGGCGGCGATGATCGAATCGTTTCGTCGTCGGGGCTGGAAAACGGGCATTCTTTCGGGGGATCACCCGGTCGTGGTCCAGGATGTCGCGAGGCAGCTTGGAATCGAAGCTGACCGGGCCCGGGGAGATCTATCACCGGAAGACAAATTGGCCATCGTCAGCGACAAAACGCAGTCGCCCGTGTTGATGGTGGGTGATGGCGCGAACGATGCCGCGTCGCTGGCCGCCGCCGAGGTCGGGATCGCCGTTCGAGGGGGCGCCGAGGTCAGTCTGCAGGCGGCGAGTGTGTTCGTGGCGAGC
- the ccoN gene encoding cytochrome-c oxidase, cbb3-type subunit I translates to MAKTAGGSGALESFSYDDAIVRLFATATILWALVATLVGVIVAVLLVMPSATEGVPYLTFARLRPLHTNAAIFAFAGNAIFAAVYYSTQRLCKARMWSDVLSRLHFWGWQLIIVLAAATIPFGITQSREYAELEWPIDLLIAVVWLFIFGGNFLMTLIKRRERHMYVALWFYIATIITVAVLHVFNNLCVPAGWFKGYSVYAGVQDAFMQWWYGHNAVAFFLTTPFLGLMYYFLPKAADRPVFSYRLSIIHFWSLVFIYIWAGPHHLHYTALPEWASTLGMLFSVMLWMPSWGGMINGLLTLRGAWHKVAADPVLKFFVVGVTFYGMATFEGPLLSVKSVNALSHYTDWTIAHVHSGALGWNGFMAFGMLYWLLPRIYQTKIWSDKLVSLHFWTGTIGILLYIIPIYAAGLMQGLMWRAMDETGNLMYPDFVETVQSIVVLWWLRVLGGLLYVAGVCMLCVNTLMTWFGRPSTYEVPVYTAAPLSKSYRDSKPETKDDEYKDVPMLDLGKGMSVWAKMGWHRRWERLPVTFTILVTIAVVSATLFELIPTFLIRSNVPTIATVEPYTPLELYGRHIYVSEGCYNCHSQMIRPMVAETKRYGEYSKPGEFVYDRPFQWGSRRIGPDLAREGGRQSSFWHWRHFENPEEVSPGSVMPSYRHLLDSELKFSAIAPHVKAAWHLGAPYSDDDLHNTEEVAYKQAERIAAEIVSQGGPANTMDRQAVALIAYLQRIGVDLFKTPEPENADAEGGEEAAAEADADVAEITAGAESATR, encoded by the coding sequence ATGGCCAAGACGGCTGGCGGATCAGGCGCGTTAGAGTCGTTCAGCTATGACGATGCGATCGTTCGGCTATTCGCGACCGCGACCATCCTTTGGGCACTTGTTGCGACGCTTGTCGGAGTGATCGTGGCGGTGCTGCTGGTCATGCCGAGTGCGACCGAAGGCGTTCCGTATCTGACCTTCGCACGGCTGCGTCCGCTGCACACCAATGCGGCAATTTTTGCGTTCGCCGGCAACGCGATCTTCGCGGCCGTCTATTACAGCACTCAGCGATTGTGCAAGGCGCGGATGTGGAGCGACGTGCTCAGTCGGCTTCACTTTTGGGGGTGGCAGTTAATCATTGTGCTGGCCGCGGCGACGATTCCTTTTGGAATCACACAGAGTCGCGAGTACGCGGAGCTGGAGTGGCCGATTGACTTGCTGATCGCGGTCGTATGGCTGTTCATTTTCGGCGGCAACTTCTTGATGACGTTGATCAAGCGTCGCGAGCGTCACATGTATGTCGCGCTTTGGTTTTACATCGCGACGATCATCACCGTCGCGGTGCTGCACGTGTTCAACAACTTGTGCGTTCCCGCCGGTTGGTTCAAAGGTTACAGCGTTTACGCGGGTGTTCAGGACGCGTTCATGCAGTGGTGGTACGGTCACAACGCGGTGGCGTTCTTTTTGACCACGCCGTTTCTCGGTTTGATGTACTACTTCCTGCCCAAGGCGGCCGACCGTCCGGTCTTCAGCTATCGCTTGAGCATCATTCACTTTTGGTCGTTGGTCTTCATTTATATCTGGGCCGGACCTCACCACTTGCACTACACCGCGCTACCGGAATGGGCTAGCACACTGGGGATGCTCTTTAGCGTCATGCTTTGGATGCCCAGTTGGGGCGGGATGATCAACGGTTTGTTGACCTTGCGCGGTGCATGGCACAAGGTTGCCGCGGACCCGGTGTTAAAATTCTTCGTCGTCGGCGTGACGTTCTACGGCATGGCAACGTTTGAAGGCCCGTTGCTGTCGGTCAAGTCGGTCAACGCACTGAGCCACTACACCGACTGGACGATCGCCCACGTTCACTCGGGGGCACTCGGCTGGAACGGGTTCATGGCGTTCGGGATGCTGTACTGGTTATTGCCGCGGATTTATCAAACCAAGATTTGGAGTGACAAGCTGGTCAGCTTGCACTTCTGGACCGGGACGATCGGCATATTACTTTACATCATCCCGATTTATGCCGCCGGTTTGATGCAGGGTTTGATGTGGCGAGCGATGGACGAGACGGGCAACCTGATGTACCCCGACTTTGTCGAAACGGTTCAATCGATCGTCGTGCTTTGGTGGTTGCGTGTGCTCGGCGGATTGTTATACGTCGCCGGCGTCTGCATGTTGTGCGTCAATACGTTGATGACTTGGTTCGGTCGCCCATCGACCTACGAAGTGCCCGTCTACACCGCCGCGCCACTTAGCAAAAGCTATCGCGATTCGAAGCCGGAAACGAAGGATGACGAATACAAAGACGTCCCGATGTTGGACTTGGGGAAAGGCATGTCGGTGTGGGCCAAGATGGGTTGGCACCGTCGCTGGGAACGTTTGCCGGTGACCTTCACCATCCTGGTGACCATCGCGGTGGTCAGTGCGACGTTGTTCGAACTGATCCCGACGTTCCTCATTCGGTCCAACGTGCCGACGATCGCGACGGTAGAACCCTACACGCCGCTGGAGCTTTACGGCCGTCACATTTACGTCTCCGAAGGCTGTTACAACTGCCACTCGCAGATGATCCGTCCGATGGTGGCGGAAACCAAGCGCTATGGTGAATACAGCAAGCCGGGCGAGTTCGTTTACGATCGTCCGTTCCAGTGGGGCAGTCGTCGTATCGGCCCCGACTTGGCCCGTGAAGGCGGTCGACAAAGTAGCTTCTGGCACTGGCGTCACTTCGAGAATCCCGAAGAGGTGTCGCCAGGTTCGGTGATGCCGAGCTACCGACACTTGCTGGATTCCGAATTGAAGTTCAGCGCAATCGCACCGCACGTCAAAGCAGCGTGGCACCTCGGTGCCCCGTATAGCGACGACGATTTACACAACACCGAAGAGGTCGCTTACAAGCAAGCCGAACGGATCGCCGCGGAAATTGTTTCCCAGGGCGGACCGGCCAACACAATGGACCGGCAGGCGGTGGCGCTGATTGCGTACCTGCAGCGGATCGGAGTCGATTTGTTTAAGACGCCTGAACCCGAAAACGCCGACGCGGAAGGTGGCGAAGAGGCGGCCGCCGAGGCCGACGCGGATGTCGCCGAAATCACCGCCGGAGCGGAGAGCGCGACCCGTTAG
- a CDS encoding cbb3-type cytochrome c oxidase N-terminal domain-containing protein, whose protein sequence is MSETPKTDHAYDGIEEYDNPLPGWWKWLFIASIVFCPFYWVFYHSGTKGRSLEDSYNVALAENTRLQFEEIGELKLDGPTIAKFMGKDSWVKVGEAVFRANCVSCHGREGEGKVGPNLTDDFYKNVAEIGDIGMVIANGAGNGAMPKWSNRLHINEMVLVSAYVAKMRGNNVDGRPAEGRQIAPWPDVPADDAETTEGGEGEEADAEGPA, encoded by the coding sequence GTGAGTGAGACTCCAAAAACTGATCACGCCTACGACGGCATCGAAGAGTACGACAATCCGCTGCCCGGTTGGTGGAAGTGGTTGTTCATCGCTTCGATCGTGTTTTGTCCGTTCTATTGGGTGTTCTATCACAGTGGAACCAAAGGCCGATCGCTCGAAGATTCCTACAACGTCGCGTTGGCGGAAAATACTCGATTGCAATTCGAGGAAATCGGCGAGTTGAAACTCGACGGTCCGACCATCGCCAAGTTCATGGGCAAGGATAGTTGGGTGAAGGTCGGTGAAGCGGTCTTTCGTGCCAATTGCGTGTCGTGCCATGGACGCGAGGGCGAAGGTAAAGTCGGACCGAACTTGACCGATGATTTTTACAAGAACGTCGCCGAGATCGGCGACATCGGAATGGTGATTGCCAACGGCGCCGGCAACGGTGCGATGCCGAAATGGTCCAATCGCTTGCACATCAATGAGATGGTTCTCGTTTCAGCCTATGTCGCCAAGATGCGCGGCAACAATGTCGACGGACGACCCGCCGAAGGTCGTCAGATCGCACCTTGGCCTGATGTTCCGGCCGACGACGCAGAGACAACCGAGGGAGGCGAAGGAGAGGAGGCTGACGCAGAGGGACCAGCGTAA